TGGGGGGCTTCGGGACGCACGGCGGGTGGAACTCGACGCTGGAGGCCCTGTGGTTCGGGGTGCCCATGGTGCCCTGGCCGCGCTACGCGGAGCAGCACCTGAACGCGTTCACGCTGGTCGAATACATGGGCGTGGCCCTGGCCATGGAGGTGGACCGGAAGAGGAGCAACTGGGTCGACGCGGCGGAGCTGGAGCGGGCCGTGAGGGCGCTCATGGACGGCGACTCCGAGGAGGGGAGGAAGGTGAGGGAGAAAGCCATGGAGATGAAGAGCGCGTGCAGGACGGCCGTCGCCGAGGGAGGGTCCTCGTACTCCGCATTGGGGAGGCTCTCCGAGGAGATGATCAATGGCGCGAGTAGGTAATTGACGAACACGGAGAGCAGCTCTATCTGAATCCGGAGATGAAGTTGCAGATAGGAGTGTGAGTGTTCCCGTCCAGAGTGTGGCTGCATGTTTGCGGCTCTTTCTCCGTTTCGAGTTTTCTCTCCGGTTAATTTTCCGTTCTTGTTGGATCCATTCCCCCTTTCTCCTGACCCGATCTGGTAATCATGCCAGCATATCGTTGACCTGCTCTGTTTCCCAATAAAATCACCTGCCCCTTGTTTGGTCTGATCATATCTTGATACTCTTCAAACATATAAGATGCAAGTATTATAAACAAAAAATAGTCAAACTCCTATATGATTGACCACGTTTTATATAGAACAAGATATCGAATCTATCTAGCCACATGGAGTATAAAAGAAGCAAAGCGGGCGGATTCAAACATCTCAACCGCATAAATCAATTCTCTCCGCTAAGAGCATCTCCACCACCAGATGATGTATAATAAAGTAGCTATAGAAAAACTGTGTTCTAGGGCATATGAATTCAAAAACGGCGCTTCGACAGATGTTCTTGATTTAGGACATCCGTATATCTCGGCCTCTCGTGTTGCCAATATACCATAGCCGCACGGCTGCCACAAAACAAAAACCGTAGCCACGCAGCCCAACAGCAACATGAAACTCCTCCTTCTACACCGCATCCGCTTCCACTGACTCGTCGGTGTTGCTGTCGAATTCAACCACCACGGCCACCGTCGCACCGCCCCGCGGCCCGATCCACGAGGATGATGACGTGTAGTGTGTGTTTAGTAGTGAGCCCATCACAATACTTTCATAGTGAGTCTACCATGATTGAGTTTAAAGTCATGCTTACATTTGAACATTTGGTTGTTCAAATTGTTGAATATATGCAATGATCATGTTAATTATGGTGCATCTGCTACGACAGAAAATGGTCTGGTGCCTATTTTACATCCTATGCTATGGCAAAAAAAATCAATCTTATGCCCCAAAAACCATTTTTGGTGTCCTGATTTTTTTTCAAGATCCCTATAATACATCATCTGTTGGAGATACTCTAATCCCTCCATATCACTTGCTCCCCTACCAAAAATACCTCGCCCCTCGGAGGCCCGAAGAAATTTCTAGCAGTGCGTAGCTACCGGCATCCCAAGAGCCAATAAGGTGAAGACACCCCGTAAAGTATTCTAGCCCTCTACTTAATTCGAATCTGTTCCTAATTTTGCATGTTGTTATTTTTCTTTCCtaggtcccaccatgtccagaGAAAGGATGCATGCATGTTCTGGAAAATCTTGAGCTCATATGAGCTTAGCATTAGCAGTAATTCTGAAGAAAAAGATTAGAACAAAAATTTTAAAATCTAAAATTTTTGGTCACAAACATTGGCAAATATTttgaatagttgcaaagtttcaTTAAGAATTGACATTCATGGAACTCGTGACAAAACAAAACCAACATCTAAAGTGCTTTTGAAAATAGCACTTTTGGAGCATGTTTTTTTTTTTTGCCATGACTTCACGAATGTCATTCCATTATAAAATTTTGCAAGCAATCAAACTTTTGTCAATGTTTGCCACAAAAattctatttattttttactATTTGTTTTGAATTTACGGTTCATCTAGGTCCATTTGTGCTcgtgtccaaatactccatggcGTGCATGTGCCTCATCAGTGGCAGAGCTTCATGGGGGCCAACCTGGGCCATGGCCCCCGGCTCAGAAGAAAACAAGCCTATATCCCTTAGTATTAGGCCTATTTTCACTGAAAAGCAGCTCTAAACAACTATGTTTGCCCTCCTCAAGCCCATGGCCCCCCTCACATGTTTTAGGCTCAAGCTCCACCAGTGGgcctcatctctctctctctctctaactTAAGTACAAAACATTATCTCTTTCTCTTATCTCTCATCCAACAAATTAATCTTTAAATTTTCTCTTTGACAGTTTTAATCATTCATATCCCTTAAATTGTAATATTTTCTTGAAAATTTATATACATTTGAACTCCTGGCAGCAAGACCTTTAAAACCAATCCTTGATACATTTCAAAGTTCAAACACATTTAAATTTTAACGTTTCAATCCACATATTTCACTCTCTCTGTTTTTAAATTTCTTTTTCTTTGTGAAACTGAGTACTTTGGTGTGTGAATATGATATTTTTTTAAATATAACAAAAAGATTGAAATATGTGAAATGAACCAATATATGTGAAGCTGGTTCAAAATGAGTAATATTATTTTACCAAACTGAGTCAGTATTCTAAATTGAGTAAAAtcagtttttaaaaaaaaaatgaGCTAATCACTTTTTATCGGAAGATGAGTGAACAATAGTTTCACACCTTGATGTTAGGTTTATGTCATCTCTTTCGGTTTTCATATTTCCTAAAGAATGAAAGAGTGAGTTTGATTAGTTCAAAAGAGTCACATAAACGCCTATTCTTTTGAAATGAGTGAAATCCACTTTTTTGAAATGACTGAAATTAGTTTTTTCTTTGAAACTAAAACAATGCCCGTGCGTGCAACAGGATATAAATATTCTAGTACGTCAACTTGTGATTTATCTGTCAATAATAATGCGATTTTGTAAATAATGTTCATGAAATTCTGCTCATGAATCACCTTATATTTTGATTAGAAGTATCATAAGTAAATTAAAGTGGAATTCGTTCAGAAGGTAAGTAAATTAAGATGATTAATTATCATATACATGAAAGGTTGGACGAAGGGGTGGTGGGAAGAAAGGTGAAATGAGAGCGTTATGTTCATTTTAAGTACTACTAGTAGAGATAGAGATATTCCTCTTTGAAATGAGTGAAATCAAAAAGTGAAATTAGTTTTTTTTAAATTGGTGAAATATGTTTTTTGAAATGAGTGAAACTTTTTTATATGAGCAAAATAATAAAAATGACTCTTTTGAAATAGTCAAAACACTGTTATGAAATAGTGGGGAAATGTAAATATCATTTTTTTGAAAGAGTGGAACAATGTAATATTTATGAAATTATCAAAATCTGTATTTTTCAAATGAGTGAATCAGTTACTTCAAATGAGTGTTTTTCTTGGTTGAGTAGAATCAACTTTTTAAAATGAATGAAATTATTTAGTGAAATCTTTTTTAAATATTTTTCTgaacacagtacagacgcaaa
Above is a window of Triticum urartu cultivar G1812 unplaced genomic scaffold, Tu2.1 TuUngrouped_contig_5002, whole genome shotgun sequence DNA encoding:
- the LOC125528630 gene encoding UDP-glycosyltransferase 71K2-like, coding for MVPWPRYAEQHLNAFTLVEYMGVALAMEVDRKRSNWVDAAELERAVRALMDGDSEEGRKVREKAMEMKSACRTAVAEGGSSYSALGRLSEEMINGASR